In one window of Deinococcus sonorensis KR-87 DNA:
- a CDS encoding tyrosine-type recombinase/integrase, producing the protein MTLVRRQDPLALTHLTDQALRVRGVEAASTYDTEMLVQLTRAYMTSASLKGARTSSRTLDAYSLAVRDFVPWARDHGVQLLRPGRRDGSRYVAQLQTRPNQAKGRRGTLSPATVAQYIAGARAMYRALRWAGATEAQPFEDAHVPPDPTPGIVRNPPYMQEIDAVLLCCDDRLAALLLLCAHAGLRVSEALDVTLADLEGGRLTVRGKGGKVRRVPLGRRVRAALSALTPLSPDGALFAWKYHQATYRMRKAFRQAGHGEAWRGFHAARKHSGTRLYRATRDFTRVGLFLGHSSVDTTRRYVAVQDDDVAGEVEDF; encoded by the coding sequence ATGACGCTGGTCCGTCGCCAGGACCCGTTGGCCCTGACTCACCTCACCGACCAGGCGCTGCGGGTGCGGGGCGTCGAAGCGGCCAGCACCTATGACACGGAGATGCTGGTGCAGCTGACACGTGCGTACATGACCAGCGCCAGCCTGAAGGGGGCGCGCACCAGCTCACGGACCCTGGACGCCTACTCGCTCGCGGTGCGCGATTTTGTGCCATGGGCGCGGGATCATGGCGTGCAACTGCTGCGCCCGGGACGCCGGGACGGCAGCCGGTATGTCGCCCAGCTGCAGACCCGCCCCAATCAGGCGAAGGGCCGACGTGGAACGCTCTCACCTGCCACCGTGGCCCAGTACATCGCGGGCGCGCGCGCGATGTACCGCGCCCTGCGCTGGGCCGGCGCCACCGAGGCGCAGCCGTTCGAGGACGCGCACGTGCCGCCGGACCCCACGCCGGGCATCGTCAGAAATCCACCCTACATGCAGGAGATTGACGCGGTGCTGCTCTGCTGCGACGATCGGCTGGCCGCGCTGCTGCTGCTGTGCGCCCATGCCGGCCTGCGGGTCAGTGAGGCGCTGGACGTGACGCTGGCCGACCTGGAGGGAGGCCGCCTGACAGTGCGTGGCAAGGGCGGCAAGGTCCGGCGGGTACCGCTGGGCCGCCGGGTCCGGGCCGCCCTGAGTGCCCTGACGCCACTGTCGCCGGACGGCGCGCTGTTCGCCTGGAAGTACCATCAGGCCACCTACCGCATGCGCAAGGCGTTCCGGCAGGCGGGCCACGGCGAGGCGTGGCGCGGCTTCCACGCGGCCCGCAAGCACTCCGGCACCCGGCTGTACCGCGCCACCCGCGACTTTACCCGGGTGGGCCTGTTTCTGGGCCACAGCAGCGTGGACACCACCCGGCGCTACGTGGCAGTGCAGGACGACGATGTGGCCGGCGAGGTCGAGGACTTCTGA
- a CDS encoding DUF1349 domain-containing protein produces the protein MPQTASWSELQWFNEPTWRVQDDVLQVRTARETDFWRATYYGFVRDSGHVLHTAPLGEFTAQVCVEGNYQALYDQAGLMLRSSPECWVKTGVEFVNEQQLSAVVTRDYSDWNVRPIGMPERVDLKVTRVGDAVRVHARVPGGDWTLLRLAYYPPDLPAVVGVYACSPQREGFEVRFSDFTVGPPEQQRPY, from the coding sequence ATGCCGCAGACAGCTTCGTGGAGTGAACTTCAGTGGTTCAATGAGCCGACCTGGCGGGTCCAGGACGACGTCTTGCAGGTGAGGACCGCGAGAGAGACGGATTTCTGGCGGGCCACGTACTACGGTTTTGTCCGTGACAGTGGCCACGTCCTGCATACCGCGCCGCTCGGGGAATTCACGGCGCAGGTGTGCGTCGAGGGGAACTACCAGGCCCTGTATGACCAGGCAGGGTTGATGCTGCGCAGCAGCCCGGAATGCTGGGTCAAAACGGGCGTGGAGTTCGTGAACGAGCAGCAGCTCAGCGCCGTCGTGACGCGCGACTACAGCGATTGGAACGTCCGGCCGATCGGGATGCCGGAGCGTGTGGATCTGAAGGTCACGCGGGTGGGCGACGCGGTTCGCGTTCACGCCCGGGTCCCCGGCGGCGACTGGACGCTGCTCCGGCTCGCCTACTACCCGCCGGATCTTCCGGCGGTGGTCGGCGTGTACGCCTGCAGCCCGCAACGCGAAGGCTTCGAGGTTCGGTTCTCGGACTTCACGGTGGGTCCGCCGGAGCAGCAGCGCCCGTACTGA
- a CDS encoding BTAD domain-containing putative transcriptional regulator — MPEPLTGWQLKLLGPPQVVTADGQVIRCERKVAALLSYLALEGPTPRATLVRLLWPETPVSASRNNLVHHLRRLKKACGADLVVPGELAALDPALQVDVRTLLEGGGTRLDWTVLLDGVELDGCPDLMEWLEAQREEVGTLLVDAGRTEMGRLEARGAFAEAAALAQTLLDLDPVAEEVWRALMRLQYLNGDRPAALQTYHRCRNVLERELGVEPEAATKQLARDIDQGALGTPLTTIRPGRIPLAALRPPTLVGRDEAWARMEEAWAGGQGIMLIGEAGSGKTRLALDFLHSRTTHQLLFFQARHGDDQVPYATHARNYRGTLAAYPDLELPAWVRSELARMLPELGDAPPPMTAEADKRRFYDAKVEVIRLIAERGPVIVATDDVQFMDDASVEAGAYVGSRFWGDARVNLRTLFCLRPGELSATAQALLQAMYDAGALVPIHLTPLDPPAIERLLADLDVPQARAYAHDLARVTGGHPQALLETLRHLFETDAFQRPGQPLEAGGGVTAVIGRRLERLTPFALQAARAAAVLHADFTPEMVAQMLGVPLMELALAWEELEDAQIMSDERFSHDLVLATVLAGIPSPVLGVLHRAAAQLLASQGGPAARVARHWQEGGNLGRAAPWFLKAGEAAEATLHVEQARAHYRDARLAFETSGDARGALQARQAEAALNVGVSE, encoded by the coding sequence ATGCCCGAACCGCTCACCGGCTGGCAGCTGAAGCTGCTCGGTCCGCCTCAGGTCGTGACGGCGGACGGCCAGGTGATCCGGTGTGAACGCAAGGTCGCCGCGCTGCTGTCCTATCTGGCGCTGGAGGGCCCGACGCCGCGCGCCACCCTGGTGCGGTTGCTGTGGCCGGAGACGCCAGTCAGCGCCAGCCGCAACAACCTCGTGCACCACCTGCGCCGCCTGAAGAAGGCCTGTGGAGCCGACCTGGTTGTCCCAGGCGAACTGGCGGCCCTGGACCCGGCCCTGCAGGTGGATGTGCGGACGTTGCTGGAGGGCGGCGGCACCCGGCTGGACTGGACGGTGCTGCTGGACGGCGTGGAACTGGACGGCTGTCCCGACCTGATGGAGTGGCTGGAGGCGCAGCGGGAAGAGGTCGGTACGCTGCTGGTGGACGCCGGGCGGACCGAGATGGGCCGGCTGGAGGCGCGCGGCGCGTTTGCGGAGGCCGCCGCGCTGGCCCAGACCCTGCTGGACCTCGATCCGGTCGCCGAGGAGGTGTGGCGCGCCCTGATGCGCCTGCAGTACCTCAACGGGGACCGTCCGGCGGCCCTGCAGACGTACCACCGCTGCCGGAACGTGCTGGAACGCGAGCTGGGCGTGGAGCCGGAGGCGGCCACGAAGCAGCTCGCGCGCGACATTGACCAGGGCGCGCTGGGGACGCCCCTGACCACGATCCGGCCCGGGCGGATTCCGCTGGCCGCGCTGCGGCCCCCCACACTCGTGGGCCGCGACGAGGCGTGGGCCAGGATGGAGGAGGCGTGGGCTGGCGGGCAGGGCATCATGCTGATCGGTGAGGCGGGCAGCGGCAAGACGCGCCTCGCCCTGGATTTCCTGCACTCGCGCACCACGCATCAGCTGCTGTTCTTTCAGGCGCGGCACGGGGACGATCAGGTGCCGTATGCCACGCACGCCCGCAACTACCGCGGCACCCTGGCCGCCTACCCGGACCTGGAGCTGCCCGCCTGGGTGCGGTCCGAACTGGCCCGGATGCTGCCGGAACTGGGAGACGCGCCGCCCCCGATGACCGCCGAGGCCGACAAGCGCCGGTTCTACGACGCCAAAGTGGAGGTGATCCGCCTGATCGCCGAACGCGGCCCGGTGATCGTCGCGACCGATGACGTGCAGTTCATGGACGATGCGAGCGTCGAGGCCGGGGCGTATGTCGGCTCGCGCTTCTGGGGGGATGCCCGGGTCAACCTGCGGACCCTGTTCTGCCTGCGGCCCGGCGAACTGTCCGCCACCGCACAGGCCCTGCTGCAGGCCATGTACGACGCGGGTGCACTGGTGCCCATCCACCTCACGCCGCTGGACCCGCCGGCCATCGAGCGCCTGCTTGCGGACCTCGACGTGCCGCAGGCGCGCGCCTACGCCCATGACCTCGCCCGCGTGACCGGAGGGCATCCGCAGGCCCTGCTGGAGACGCTGCGGCACCTGTTTGAGACCGACGCTTTTCAGCGCCCCGGACAGCCGCTGGAGGCCGGGGGAGGCGTGACCGCCGTGATTGGGCGCCGCCTGGAACGCCTGACCCCGTTCGCCCTGCAGGCGGCTCGCGCGGCGGCCGTCCTGCACGCGGACTTCACGCCCGAAATGGTGGCGCAGATGCTTGGCGTTCCGTTGATGGAACTGGCGTTGGCCTGGGAGGAACTGGAAGACGCGCAGATCATGTCGGACGAGCGCTTTTCACACGATCTGGTGCTGGCCACGGTGTTGGCCGGCATTCCCTCGCCGGTGCTGGGGGTGCTGCACCGGGCCGCAGCACAGCTGCTGGCCTCGCAGGGCGGCCCCGCCGCGCGGGTGGCCCGGCACTGGCAGGAGGGCGGAAACCTGGGCCGGGCCGCACCGTGGTTCCTGAAGGCGGGGGAGGCGGCCGAGGCGACGCTCCACGTTGAGCAGGCCCGCGCTCACTACCGGGATGCGCGGCTGGCGTTTGAGACGAGTGGAGATGCGCGTGGCGCCCTGCAGGCCCGCCAGGCCGAGGCGGCACTCAACGTGGGCGTTTCAGAATAG
- a CDS encoding NAD(P)-dependent oxidoreductase, producing MNLPLGFIGLGVMGGPMALNLARANVPLVVWNRSAPKAEPLRRAGATVVDTPEAVFQAARVVILMLQHAGAVDQVLGRGTGSFTANVEGRTIVHMGTTSPEYSRGLEAEVRAAGGRYVEAPVSGSSVPAETGQLVAMLAGEPEAVAEVTPLLAPMCHETVPCGAVPNALLMKLAINLYLITTVTGLAESVHFAQRHGLDMAQFVSVLGAGQLSSPVARVKAPKMVHRDFTVQASITDVLNNNRLVAEAARAAGLASPLLDICHTLYAQTAALGHGHEDMAAVLQAIEARTDAGPADPI from the coding sequence ATGAATCTTCCCCTCGGCTTTATCGGCCTCGGCGTCATGGGCGGGCCCATGGCCCTCAATCTGGCCCGCGCCAACGTTCCGCTGGTGGTCTGGAACCGATCGGCACCAAAAGCCGAACCCCTGCGGAGGGCAGGCGCGACGGTGGTGGACACGCCGGAGGCTGTGTTTCAGGCAGCCCGGGTCGTCATCCTGATGCTGCAACATGCCGGGGCAGTGGACCAGGTGCTTGGCCGGGGCACAGGCTCATTCACCGCAAACGTCGAAGGTCGGACCATCGTCCACATGGGCACCACCTCGCCCGAATACTCGCGGGGGCTGGAAGCAGAGGTGCGCGCCGCCGGGGGTCGGTACGTCGAGGCGCCGGTCTCCGGCTCCAGTGTTCCGGCCGAGACAGGTCAACTGGTGGCGATGCTGGCCGGCGAGCCGGAAGCGGTGGCCGAGGTGACCCCGCTGCTCGCTCCGATGTGTCACGAGACGGTGCCGTGCGGGGCCGTGCCGAACGCCCTGCTGATGAAACTGGCCATCAACCTGTACCTGATCACCACGGTCACGGGCCTGGCGGAATCGGTGCACTTCGCTCAGCGCCACGGCCTGGACATGGCCCAGTTTGTGTCGGTGCTCGGTGCGGGCCAGCTGTCAAGCCCGGTCGCCCGGGTCAAGGCGCCCAAGATGGTGCACCGCGACTTTACCGTTCAGGCATCGATCACGGACGTGCTCAACAACAACCGGCTGGTGGCCGAGGCGGCCAGGGCAGCGGGGCTGGCCTCGCCGCTGCTGGACATCTGTCACACGCTGTACGCGCAGACTGCCGCGCTGGGGCATGGCCACGAGGATATGGCGGCGGTGCTCCAGGCCATCGAGGCCCGTACGGACGCCGGGCCAGCTGACCCAATCTGA
- a CDS encoding class I SAM-dependent methyltransferase — translation MSSPIFAGSIPQIYGQYLVPMLFAPYAADLAARVADRHPERVLELAAGTGALTRSLAERLSPSASLVATDISPPMLDLGRQQGTARPVEWRPADAMALPFPDSTFDVVVCQFGVMFFPDRAGAFAEVRRVLKPGGQLIFNVWDRMDQNDFAATVDLAVRACFPDDPPTFVERLPHGYHDLSVIRQDLAQGGFTQSAEVTTVQFRSSAASAEVVAVGFCHGTPLRTEIERRDPAGLARVTEAARRAVEDRFGSSAVEGTMQAHIVTVEREGTA, via the coding sequence ATGTCCAGTCCGATCTTCGCCGGCTCGATTCCGCAGATCTACGGTCAATACCTGGTGCCGATGCTCTTCGCGCCGTACGCTGCCGATCTGGCAGCGCGCGTGGCGGACCGGCATCCGGAACGGGTGCTGGAGCTGGCAGCTGGGACCGGGGCGCTGACCCGTTCGCTGGCCGAACGGCTGAGTCCATCCGCGTCACTGGTGGCCACCGACATCAGTCCGCCGATGCTGGACCTGGGCAGGCAGCAGGGCACCGCCCGCCCGGTGGAGTGGCGTCCGGCCGATGCGATGGCACTGCCGTTTCCAGACAGCACGTTCGATGTGGTGGTCTGCCAGTTCGGCGTGATGTTTTTTCCAGATCGGGCCGGGGCTTTTGCAGAGGTTCGGCGTGTCCTGAAGCCGGGCGGTCAGCTGATCTTCAACGTCTGGGACCGCATGGATCAGAATGACTTTGCGGCCACGGTGGACCTGGCCGTCCGTGCCTGCTTCCCCGATGATCCGCCCACGTTCGTGGAGCGCCTGCCTCACGGCTACCATGACCTGTCGGTGATCAGGCAGGACCTTGCGCAGGGCGGCTTCACGCAGTCTGCGGAGGTCACCACTGTCCAGTTCCGCAGCAGCGCCGCATCCGCAGAGGTGGTGGCCGTGGGCTTCTGCCACGGCACGCCGCTCCGAACGGAAATCGAACGGCGTGACCCGGCGGGTCTGGCCCGGGTGACCGAGGCCGCGCGGCGGGCCGTGGAGGATCGGTTTGGCAGCAGTGCAGTGGAGGGAACCATGCAGGCGCACATCGTCACGGTCGAACGGGAGGGAACAGCCTGA
- a CDS encoding ATP-binding protein, producing MMAARPWRLSVFGEARLVTPDGRQATCAGRTLALMTYLAVEGAAPRSRLAGVLWPERREAAARNNLVQLLRRMVNAYGEALVEGQDTLALIPGVRADVQDLLTPEDTGQAVPEGEFLAGVEFADTPDFADWVTVQRERLDAVRARRLAAQSARLEREGGYAAALVLARRWLDLQPLSEEAHRQVMRVHYLLGDRASALAVYQACVQILDETLHTGPLAETRELAELITRGPSAPTPPAVDTRPALAPPAALVGRGREWAQMEEGWQAGKLIVVSGDPGTGKSRLAHDFAVTKGEMLVLEGRPGDRLVPFSATVRNLRRILARGTVGLPEWARHSLSWLLPELAPPGEARREADARLNEAIQLTWVEGLRGVDVCVFDDFQYVDDATLEAGFVLVESVFPLGRAGGIPHCIAVHRRDQLPPAMREVHEGMVRAGHAVWVEVGALNQEGVGELLAHLGMLDAGQRAPDLLQRTGGNPLLLLETVRDLSRTGRLDGPATALTVPERVGQLVARRLERLSRTGLQVARAASVLEQDFSPELVADVLGAPLLEVLAAWEELEEAHLLRGERFEHDLILEAVRSSISATVRKLLNRGAGRALERQGASPARLARHWLDGGRPEQAAPLLVQAAQEAFAAARPTEALQFSDRAAQLYDGLGDANAAFDARAAALDGVWRHELSGQLGPLVERLLSDARTPDQQVRAHLAQARWLLGQNRAPEAEAAAERGLALLDLHGPSVARAALLRELLVARVRQGQRNVQDLMSEVEAAHAALGTTGEVAALDAVMGNVLLLLGQHEAASMRLERAVQACEAAGDVYQAARLSHVLAVAEETLGHWERAVARRTELDERSAASSSTLRHWNALRLGTLYLHARQYDRALHWLHQAEALGAAVGEEGGLMQRAQAEVRWALGDLDGCERAAAAALAAPDGRDVGQGVLWLLRGLVWARRGQPAEARAAYLRAGEVLGSTALSYSQGRLLLARAELEDGPDALPLVDAARDIAVSGGHGALETAALSARAERLLDLGRLDEARAASALAVERLTTQAPRDDHARPWLVHHRVLTALGAPEAAAPLRAALEWLADMVQHHVPEELRTTFLHEHATHRALLEAAEQAGLPVPFPPERSVPVRSGQQARPMM from the coding sequence ATGATGGCAGCGCGTCCGTGGAGGCTTTCGGTGTTTGGGGAAGCGCGGCTGGTCACACCCGACGGGCGACAGGCGACCTGTGCGGGCCGGACCCTCGCGCTGATGACGTACCTGGCGGTGGAAGGCGCTGCTCCGCGCTCGCGTCTCGCCGGGGTGTTGTGGCCCGAACGGCGGGAAGCCGCCGCCCGCAACAACCTCGTGCAGTTGCTGCGGCGCATGGTGAACGCCTATGGCGAAGCCCTGGTTGAGGGGCAGGACACGCTCGCGCTGATTCCGGGCGTCCGGGCCGATGTGCAGGACCTGCTGACGCCCGAGGACACCGGCCAGGCCGTGCCGGAAGGTGAGTTCCTGGCGGGCGTGGAGTTCGCAGACACCCCGGACTTTGCCGATTGGGTGACGGTGCAGCGCGAGCGGCTGGACGCCGTTCGGGCGCGCCGGCTGGCGGCCCAGTCCGCGCGGCTGGAGCGGGAGGGTGGGTATGCGGCGGCCCTGGTGCTCGCGCGGCGCTGGCTGGACCTGCAGCCCCTGTCGGAGGAGGCCCACCGTCAGGTGATGCGCGTGCACTACCTGCTCGGCGACCGGGCGTCGGCCCTGGCCGTCTATCAGGCGTGTGTACAGATCCTGGACGAAACCCTGCACACCGGGCCGCTGGCGGAGACCCGTGAACTTGCTGAGCTGATCACCCGCGGGCCTTCAGCGCCCACTCCACCTGCCGTGGATACGCGGCCGGCGCTCGCTCCTCCGGCCGCCCTGGTGGGCCGTGGGCGCGAGTGGGCCCAGATGGAGGAGGGCTGGCAGGCCGGGAAGCTCATCGTGGTTTCGGGCGATCCGGGCACCGGAAAGTCACGTCTGGCGCACGACTTTGCGGTGACCAAAGGGGAGATGCTCGTGCTGGAGGGGCGCCCAGGGGACCGTCTCGTGCCGTTCTCGGCCACCGTCCGCAACCTCCGCCGCATCCTGGCGCGCGGCACGGTGGGGCTGCCGGAGTGGGCCCGGCATTCGCTGAGCTGGCTGCTGCCCGAGCTCGCCCCGCCAGGAGAGGCCCGGCGTGAGGCGGACGCCCGGTTGAACGAGGCCATTCAGCTGACCTGGGTCGAGGGCCTGCGGGGGGTGGACGTGTGCGTCTTCGACGATTTCCAGTACGTCGACGATGCCACCCTGGAAGCGGGGTTTGTGCTGGTGGAGTCGGTGTTTCCGCTCGGACGCGCCGGGGGCATTCCACACTGCATCGCCGTGCACCGCCGTGACCAGCTGCCGCCGGCCATGCGGGAGGTGCATGAAGGTATGGTGCGCGCCGGTCACGCCGTCTGGGTGGAAGTGGGGGCACTGAATCAGGAGGGCGTGGGCGAGCTGCTGGCCCACCTGGGCATGCTGGACGCGGGCCAGCGCGCGCCGGATCTGCTGCAGCGCACGGGCGGCAATCCGCTCCTGCTGCTGGAAACGGTGCGCGACCTGAGCCGGACCGGGCGGCTGGACGGGCCGGCGACGGCACTCACCGTGCCCGAGCGGGTGGGGCAGCTGGTGGCGCGGCGCCTGGAGCGCCTGTCCAGGACCGGCCTGCAGGTCGCGCGGGCGGCGAGTGTGCTGGAGCAGGACTTCTCGCCGGAACTCGTGGCAGACGTGCTGGGCGCGCCGCTGCTGGAGGTGCTGGCCGCCTGGGAGGAGTTGGAGGAGGCCCACCTGCTGCGCGGAGAGCGCTTCGAGCACGACCTGATTCTGGAGGCGGTGCGCTCCAGCATCTCGGCCACGGTGCGGAAGCTGCTGAACCGTGGTGCCGGGCGTGCGCTCGAACGGCAGGGCGCCTCGCCCGCGCGCCTGGCCCGGCACTGGCTGGACGGCGGGCGGCCGGAGCAGGCCGCCCCGCTGCTGGTGCAGGCCGCGCAGGAGGCCTTCGCAGCGGCGCGCCCCACCGAAGCGCTGCAGTTCAGTGACCGGGCCGCGCAGCTGTACGACGGGCTGGGCGACGCGAACGCGGCGTTTGACGCCCGGGCCGCCGCCCTGGACGGGGTGTGGCGGCATGAGCTGTCCGGGCAGCTCGGCCCGCTGGTCGAGCGCCTGCTTTCCGATGCCCGCACCCCGGACCAGCAGGTCAGGGCGCACCTGGCCCAGGCCCGCTGGCTGCTCGGCCAGAACCGGGCGCCGGAGGCGGAAGCGGCGGCGGAGCGCGGCCTGGCCCTCCTTGACCTGCACGGGCCTTCAGTGGCGCGGGCGGCCCTGCTGCGGGAGCTGCTCGTCGCCCGGGTCCGGCAGGGGCAGCGGAACGTGCAGGACCTGATGTCGGAGGTGGAGGCGGCACACGCCGCACTCGGGACCACCGGGGAAGTCGCGGCTCTGGACGCCGTGATGGGCAATGTGCTGCTGCTGCTGGGCCAGCACGAGGCGGCCAGTATGCGGCTGGAGCGGGCGGTGCAGGCCTGCGAGGCGGCTGGAGACGTGTACCAGGCAGCCCGGCTGTCGCACGTCCTCGCCGTGGCCGAGGAGACGCTCGGTCACTGGGAGCGTGCCGTCGCCCGGCGTACCGAGCTGGACGAGCGGAGCGCCGCGTCCTCGTCCACCCTGCGCCACTGGAACGCCCTGCGCCTGGGCACCCTGTACCTGCACGCCCGGCAGTACGACCGCGCCCTGCACTGGCTGCACCAGGCCGAAGCGCTGGGGGCCGCGGTGGGGGAGGAGGGGGGCCTGATGCAGCGCGCTCAGGCGGAGGTGCGCTGGGCGCTGGGGGACCTGGACGGCTGCGAGCGTGCAGCCGCCGCCGCTCTGGCGGCGCCGGACGGGCGTGACGTTGGTCAGGGGGTGCTGTGGCTGCTGCGCGGGCTGGTCTGGGCCAGACGCGGGCAACCAGCAGAGGCCAGGGCGGCCTATCTGCGGGCCGGGGAGGTGCTGGGGAGCACGGCGTTGTCGTACTCGCAGGGACGACTGCTGCTCGCGCGGGCCGAGCTGGAAGACGGGCCGGATGCCCTGCCGCTTGTGGACGCGGCGCGGGACATCGCGGTGTCCGGAGGTCACGGGGCGCTGGAGACCGCGGCCCTGTCGGCCCGGGCCGAGCGGCTGCTGGACCTGGGCCGCCTGGACGAAGCCCGGGCGGCCAGCGCACTCGCCGTGGAGCGCCTGACAACCCAGGCGCCCCGGGACGACCATGCGCGCCCCTGGCTGGTTCACCACCGGGTGCTGACGGCGCTCGGCGCCCCGGAGGCTGCCGCACCTCTGCGCGCGGCCCTGGAGTGGCTCGCGGACATGGTGCAGCACCACGTGCCGGAGGAGCTGCGGACCACGTTCCTGCACGAACACGCCACGCACCGCGCTCTGCTGGAGGCTGCAGAGCAGGCTGGCCTGCCGGTGCCCTTTCCGCCGGAGCGTAGCGTTCCGGTCCGGTCCGGGCAGCAGGCCCGGCCGATGATGTGA
- the xth gene encoding exodeoxyribonuclease III, which translates to MRLATWNVNSLNVRLPQVLDWLNQHQPDVLALQETKLPDERFPQAALEEAGYTCAWFGQKAYNGVALLSRTPMEDVQRGVPGLEDEQRRALAATIGGVRVVCLYVPNGQQVDSDKYRYKLDWLAATRDWLQQELSVHPRLVVMGDMNVAPEDQDVHDPRRWAGQVLVSPPERRAFAALLDVGLQDAFRLFPQPPKVFSWWNYGAVAFRRNLGLRIDHVLVSAELARRCRACVVDPGPRGHERPSDHAPVLADFDLA; encoded by the coding sequence ATGCGCCTGGCCACCTGGAACGTCAATTCGCTCAACGTCCGCCTGCCTCAGGTGCTGGACTGGCTCAACCAGCACCAGCCGGATGTCCTGGCCCTGCAGGAAACCAAGCTGCCCGACGAGCGCTTTCCCCAGGCCGCGCTGGAAGAGGCCGGGTACACCTGCGCCTGGTTTGGTCAGAAGGCCTACAACGGAGTGGCCCTGCTGTCTCGCACACCGATGGAGGACGTGCAGCGCGGGGTCCCTGGCCTGGAGGACGAACAGCGGCGCGCACTCGCGGCCACCATCGGTGGGGTGCGGGTGGTGTGCCTCTACGTTCCCAATGGTCAGCAGGTGGACTCGGACAAGTACCGCTACAAGCTGGACTGGCTGGCCGCCACACGGGACTGGCTTCAGCAGGAGCTGAGTGTGCATCCGCGCCTGGTCGTCATGGGCGACATGAACGTGGCTCCTGAGGATCAGGATGTGCACGACCCGAGACGCTGGGCCGGCCAGGTCCTGGTCAGCCCGCCGGAGCGCCGGGCCTTCGCTGCGCTGCTGGACGTTGGTTTGCAGGATGCCTTCCGGCTGTTTCCCCAGCCTCCAAAGGTCTTCAGCTGGTGGAATTACGGCGCGGTGGCCTTCCGCCGGAACCTGGGCCTGCGCATTGACCACGTGCTGGTCTCGGCTGAACTGGCGAGGCGCTGCCGCGCCTGCGTGGTGGACCCAGGCCCCAGGGGACATGAGCGCCCCAGCGACCACGCCCCGGTCCTGGCGGATTTCGACCTGGCTTGA
- a CDS encoding HNH endonuclease, producing MMEPRLTIELVPSTSWFTNVRSLVPPETWDRLRKATARAAGHRCEICGERGPKWPVECHERWAYDETTRVQRLTGLIALCPNCHRVKHFGLARVNGEQEQAGQWLMHVNGWTRRQAHAYVQAAFAEWERRSAGPWEVDIRWLRQVDPEAFANRDR from the coding sequence ATGATGGAGCCGCGCCTGACCATTGAGCTGGTGCCCTCCACCAGCTGGTTCACCAATGTCCGCTCTCTGGTGCCGCCAGAAACATGGGACCGTTTGCGGAAAGCGACGGCCCGGGCCGCGGGGCACCGCTGCGAGATCTGCGGGGAGCGCGGTCCAAAATGGCCGGTGGAATGCCATGAGCGCTGGGCCTACGACGAGACGACGCGGGTGCAGCGGCTGACCGGGCTGATCGCGTTGTGCCCCAACTGCCACCGGGTCAAACATTTCGGGCTGGCACGGGTCAACGGTGAGCAGGAGCAGGCCGGGCAGTGGCTGATGCACGTGAATGGCTGGACGCGGCGGCAGGCGCACGCCTATGTTCAGGCGGCATTCGCGGAATGGGAACGGCGCAGCGCCGGCCCCTGGGAGGTGGACATCCGCTGGCTCAGGCAGGTTGACCCAGAGGCTTTCGCGAACCGTGACAGGTGA